Genomic window (Candidatus Zixiibacteriota bacterium):
CATACGATGTCCCCACAACCCCCTATCGCCGCCTGCTCGCTTCCCCGCACCTCTCCCCGAGCGCCAAACAGACACTCGCCGCCGTTCACCAAACGCTCAATCCCTTCCAACTGAAAAAGGAGATTGACCACAGGCTCCGCTCTCTCTTTCATCAACTCCGGTCACATGAAGCATGAACCCAACCCCGCAAACCCCACTCACCTTCGGTTACCTTTTCTCATGAGGCATCACGACACGCACAGGGTGCCATGCACAAAGGGCCCGATCCCTTGGGATCGGGCCCCTTGTGCATGCCCTGTCGACTGCCACACGCGCACAAACAGCCTGTGTGTGGCTCACGAAGTTCAGATGCGGTCGGAGTGAAATCCGGTCAGTGCCCGCGATGGTAAACGGAGTCAGTCAGAATGGTGAAGTGCCGCTCCAAAGGGGTGAGGCGGATCAGCGTGTCGTCAATGTGGACGTGGTAGCGGTCGAGGAATCCCTGATAGGAGATCGTGACGTCGTACTCGAGGGGAATCTGCGGCAGGGGAAATGTGCCCTCTGCAGGATGGTTGCAGCCCTCGAACACCATGTCGCAACTAACGCCCAAAACGCGACAATGCAGCGTCCCCTGCGAGCGACGTCGGTAAGACAGGACAATCTCACAATCGCATCCGGAGTACGCCCACACGGTTGTCAATTGGATGATCGGATCAAGTACTCCCGAGTGATACGGTTTGTCAACCTCCGCGACTCGAACGCGAAGAGGGCAGCCTAGCGGTGCAGGGGAATTGCTGCCATCTGATGTCCCGCACCCCGTGAGCGTAACTGCGATGAACTGGGCCGCAACACATTTCTTGATGATCTGGTCTCTGCGCCTTTGCACGAGAACACTACCCGTAGGACAGCAGAGTATTCCCACCTCTCTGACATGTTGGGAAAGCCCAAAAACACAAGGGGCAGTCCTGCAGCCGCCCCTTCATCGAACTTCGTTGAGGTTGTTGTCTATTTCCCCCGCGCCTCCACCAGCGCGCGGAAATACGCCTTGATCGTCTCTTCGTACTCCTTGGGGTAACCCTCTTCCTGGTAGCGGGTCAGGAGGCGTTCGTATTCTTCGTCGGTGAGACCGGCGGCCTCTTCCAGCACCGCGGGCGAAGCGTGACGGATGTCGGTGCCGAACTGCGCCTTGCGTTCCTCTTTGTAGTCCTGCCGTTCCAGCGAGTTCTGGAAGTCGAGCATGCGCGTGTAGATGCGCCGCTGCCGATCGAGCGTCTGGTTGGTGACCTCGGAGCGCTCCATGTCCTCGATCACCTTCTGCATCTCCTCCGCCAGCTTGTCGAGTCGTCCGAGGGTCTTCTCCTTGCTGCCGATCTCGGAGTTGAGGTCCTCGACGCCGCGCTTGATCGCCTCCTGCTCCCCACGGAGACGTTTGAGGGTTTCCCGCTCCGATTCGGACATGCCGCCATCCTGGTCATTCGGCCCCGGCATCTGCTGGTTCAACCGTCCCTGCTTCTGGCTCAACTGCATCATCTTCTCGCCGCCGGAGCCGCCGGGGTTGTCGCACGAGCCGGGGTTCTTGCACTGCCCGGAGTTCTTCTCCATCCCCTCGGCCAGTTGCCCGGCGACCTGATTGAGACTGAACATAGCGTCGCGCTGGTTCCCCCCGGCCGCCGAACCGCGACGATCCGAGAGGCACTGCCCCGAGCTTTGCATCTTGTCCATCGCCGCATCGAGCATCTGCCCCGCCTTGCTCGACATGCAGGTCGACTTCTTGGCCATCTCCGCCATCTGCTTGGCGACATTATCGGTGGCGGTGCGCAGCGCCTCCTGCTCGGCGGCCATGTCGCGCAACGACAGCGAATTCGGATCGAGCTCATCGGTGCGCTTGATCATGTCCTCCTGCTTGTCCGACAGATAGAGCACCTTGTCGAGCGCCTCGCGCAGCTCCTTGGCCATCTCCTCGCGTTGACGCGAGTCCATCTGCTCCTGCATCTTCTTCATTTGTTCCAGGAGCGCTTTCAGCGAGGCGGCGCATTGCTCGCCACCCTCTTTGGAACCGCGCTCATTGCGTTGCTTCATGCTCGTGGCGGTCTTATCCATCTGGTCCGGTGCGGGGGATTTCTGCGCCGACCGGCAGAACTCGGAGACCTGCTCGGGCGGGGCGATCTGCGCCGTCGTCAACAGCGACTCGGCGGCGGCCAGATCAGCGGCGAACTGCTCAAAGTCCGACTTCAGCTTCTCCTGAGTGGGGGCCAGATCGGGAAGCTCGTCCTTCTTGCTCTCGGCGGCCTCTTTGTTGATCTGTTCCTGCTGGGCCAGCATCTGCTCCAGCCGCTTGATCATCGCATCGACCTTCTGCTCCGCCTGCAGCTTCTTCAGGTAGGCGATGGTGCGATCCAGGCGTTTGATCATCTCTTCCTGTGAGAGATTCATGTTCGCCAGCGCCTGCTCGATCTCCTTGGGATCGAGCTTCTGCATCGCCTCCGCCAGCTTGCGCATTGCCTCCTTCATCTCGTCGGTGGCGACTTCATTGAAGAGCTGCTGCGCCTCCATCATCTTCTGGATCATTTCGATGGAGGCCAGCTTTTTCTGCTGCGCCTCGGCGACCTGCTTCTGCATGTTCTGTGCGATCTGATCGAGTTGCTTTTCCAATTCCTGCCCCTGATGGGCCAAATCGCCGAGCTTCTGCTGTTTGTCCCAGTCGACCTCGGGCTTGGCGGCCAACTCGCGGCGCAACTCCTCGATCCGGCGCGCCATCTCCCGCTCGCCTTCCATCACCCGGTCGAGGGTATTGATGTCGGCCTCACGCTCGGCCTCGAACTCGGCCATCATCTCATCGAGCGAGGGGAGCCGCACGGCGAACATCTTGCTCGAGGCGGTCTTGGGCCCGGCGATCGCATCGTTGTCGGCGACCTCCACGTAATAGTAGACGACATCCTCCGGCATCAATCCCCATCCCGCCAGATCCCAGAAGTACGCCGACTCCAACCGTTCCCCCTGCACCCGGCTGTTGGGAATCGCGAAGTCCCGCACCGCGCGTTCGCGCCCCTCCGAGACCCACCGCGTGTGCAACGTCAGCCGCGAGAACCCATAGTCGTCGCGCGCGACGATCTTGAGATTGACCGCCATGTTGTCGTTCAGGTCGCTGTTGTGCCCCGGCAGGACGATCTCGACCGCCGGGTCGCGATCGGGAATCGCCGTGATCATGTACTCGATCGGATGCGGATTGGTGCGCCCGGATTCATCGACCAAGGCCAGATGGTAGGAGCGGTTCTGCTCCACTTTGAGCTCGGCCGTTGCCGACATCCCGCGCACCTCCATCGGCCGCGCGGCGCTGCCGGAGAAGACGATCTGCGCTGAACTCAAATCGCGGTTCGACTCGACGCGCATCTTGACCGTTGTCCCAACGGGGGCCGTGACCGCCCCGTCATTCTCATCGATGGCGCTGGCGGCCAATCCCGTGTAGGCGGGAGGAAAGATCTCCAGACGCAGTCGGTTGACGCGTGGTCGATCAACCGCTGTGACCGTGTATACCGGTGATGTCCGCTCACCGGCGATCACATAGTACTCGAAGTCGCGCTTCACCTGGGGGATCGTGTGGCGGAACTCGCGGAACGAAGGCGCACTCGCGCCGGTGGGAGTCTCCGAAACCGCCGCAGTCAGCGGGCCATATGTCCGCCACTGACCGCCCTCGGAACGCTGCAGGATGCGAACGTCGTGCGGCAGATCGGTGCCGGTCACCCGCGCCGCGATACGGAAATCATCGAACTTGACCGCTTCGGCTGATCCCGGCTCCACGGTCAGCGTGTACGGGATCGGTGCCGAGTAATCGGTCAGTGGACGGGAGTATGCCTCCCATGACCGTTGTGCCAAGCCGGGAAACAGGATCGCCAACAGCAGCGCCGCACCCAGACTGACTCCCGCCCAACGCGCCGAACGGCGTAGGCGGGACCGATCCAAAGCCGCCGCGAAATCGATGGCGTCGCCCATCTGTGTCGCCTGACGGATGGTCAAATCGATCAACGCCAGCGAGTACTGCTCAGGATTGGAGCGCACCCGGTCGGCCAATTGCAGGGAGGCGATGAGCCGGTTGGCCAATTCGGGATGCTGCTTTTCAACGACCAGCGCCAGCCGCTCATGCCGTGGCGACCAGATTGTCGCTTTCGCCGCCGCCCAGAGAATCAGAGCGGCGATACAACCCAGAAAACCGACAACAACGGTGACACGGATCGCCGACGGCGGAATCAGGACCGCCGCCGTCAGCGCCAGGAGCACGAACACGACCGAAGCCAGGGCGACGACCCAGCCCAGGTGTGTCAGCCACTCAAAGGCAATCGCTGTACGGCGCATTCGCCGCAACCGTGTCAACAGCGCATCCAAACCCGGCATCGGTGTCATCGTCTGTCGGCTCCTCGAAACGGCTCAGGTGACTGCAGATACGTACAAGCGGCCAGCTGGCCGCGACAACTCAACACTTTCTACGCAGAAACCGCGCAATCGACGGCACCGAAATCTGCCGCCTGATCTCGTTTTCGGCATTGTACTTCTGTGCCCCACCCGAAGGGCGGGAGGGACATCGATGTCTCAGTCTGGCTGAACCAGACTGATGAGATTCCCGCAGGTGTCCTCAAAGAGCACCAAGGTGACGGGACCCATGCTCTGTGGCTCCCCCCGGAAACGGACACCACGTTCCTTCAGACCCCGGTACTCGGCCTGGATGTCGCTGGTGATGAACGCGGTCGCCGGAATCCCGGCATCATACAGCGCCTTCTGATAGACCTGTGCCGGAGGGAAAGCCGACGGCTCCAGGACCAGCTCGGCACCCGCGATACCTTCCGGCGACGAGACCGTCAGCCATCGGTATTCACCCATCGGGATATCGGCCATCTTGACGAATCCCAGCATGGTCGTGTAGAAACGCAGCGCCGCTTCTTGATCATTGACCAAGAGGCTGACAAACGTGATCTGCATGGATACCCCCTGCTGTGTCCAGACAATTGGGCAGGCACACAGGCCTGCCCCTACGGAATCACGCTTTGTCTTGTAGGGGCGGCCCGATGTGGCCGCCCTCCCTTTTCAATGCGTCAGCGCATACACGGCGATGTTGGTTCCCATGCGCAGGGCGGCCAGGCGCTTTTCCGGTGGGTCTTTGTGGACTTGCGGATCTTCCCAGCCGTCGCCAATGTCGCACTCGACCACATAGTAGACCACGACGCGATCGCCATCGAGAATCGCATACCCGCGCGCCGGTTTGCCGTCATGGAGGTGGATCTTCGGCGGACCATCGGGAAACTGATAGGGCGTCTGGTAGATCGGATGCGAATAGGGGAGTTCCACCAATTCGCGATCGGGGAAGATGCGCTTGAGTTCGCGACGCACCGCCGCATCCATCCCATACGAATCATTGATCAACCAGAAGCCGCCGCCGGTCAGATAGCGGCGCATCGTGACCAGTTCATCATCGGAGAACCGGATATTCCCGTGTCCCGTGCTGAAGATGAACGGCTGGAAGAACAACATGTCATCAGAGACCTTGACTCGGACTTCATCGTGATCGATCAGGATGTCAGTGTTGTCATCGATGAAGTCGAGCAAATTGGGAATCGCCGACGATCCCCAGTACCAGTCCCCGCCGCCGGGATACTGCAATCGTGCGACCGTGAAATGCGAAGGATCGACCGGCGCGGTCTCTGCCTGAGCCGGACGCCGCAAGGGTTGGGCGGTGACCGAGGAAGAACCGATTGCCGGCGCAATCAGAATCAGCAGCATGGTGGGCAAAGCCCACCCTACGCGCGTTGTAGGGTGGGCTCCGCCCACCGTCGTTCTAGAACCGCGGCTTCGCGACCACAACATCAACAGCACTCATTTCACCGGCGCAGAGCCATCCGTCTTCGGTGTGGTGTCGTACACGCGGTCCTTCCCGTCGAAGGCCGGCGCAAAGACCGAGATCACGACCGCCGGTGACGATCCCAGATTGGCAAACGCGTGCGGCGTATTGCGGGGAATGTGGATCACCTGCCCCGCCATCACGCGGATTTTCTCTGTGCCCAACGTCAGCCGTCCGGCGCCGCGGATGATCCAGACATTCTCTTCATGGTTCAAGTGGCGATGGCTCTCCATCACCCCTTGCACTTGGGTCAAGTGCATGCTGGACGCCGAATCCCAAGCAATCACATCGGAACGGTACGGCTGGTCGCTTCCGAGCGGGTTCATCGCCAACAGCGAATCGATATCCACAACCGCCGCCCCCGGGCTCCCGACCGTGACAGTCGCCGCCTGGGAATACGACCCGAGCAAGGCGGACACTACGCCCGACAACACGACAGCCGCACACAATGCCTGTCTACGCATTCGACCTCCTTTCCTCACGGGCGGCCCGGCCATTCAATCGCCGCTCCACAGGCGCTTATACCCCGCCGGATTCCCGGCGGCAAGAGAAATCAACGGGGGTCATAGCCCGATCAGGAGCGGAAGCGCTTCGGGCTGCGGTTCTCCCACTCCACGTAGATCGGCGAGGCCACGAAGATCGAAGAATAGGTGCCGACCAGAATCCCGAGGATCAGCGCCATCGCAAAATCACGCAACACGGGGCCGCCGACCAGCCACAGGATGATCAGCACCGCCAGCACCGTGGTTCCGGTCATGATGGTGCGCGACAACACCTCGTTGATCGACCGGTTGATCATCGGCACGAAATCGGCCTTACGGTGGAACTTCTTGAGATTCTCGCGGATGCGGTCGTACACCGTGACCTTATCGGTCAGCGAGTAGCCCGCCAAAGTCAGGATGGCGGAGATCAAGAGGATGTTGAACTCGATGTTCATCAGGTAGAAGACCCCGATCACAACCAGCACATCATGGAACGTGGCGATCGTGGCGCCGACGCCGAACCGAAAATCAAAGCGCAGGGTGATATAGAGGAGGATGCCCACAAGCGAAATCAGCACCGCCCAACGGGTCTGCGCCTGCAGGGTCTTGCCGACCGCGGGTCCAACCTCGTGGACGGAATCCATGGTGAATGCGTTGTCGGGGAAGTACTGGCGGATCAGATCGAGCACCGTCTGGGCCTTGCGGGCCGTGCCCTCCTCCGCCTTGCAACGGATCAGAAACGTGTGCGGCTGGGGCCGCCCTGTGATCTGCACGATCTCCACGTCGGAAATGCCGCCCCGCGACAACGCCTCCCGCAGATCCCCGATGTCGACGGCCTGCGCGAAGTACCCCTCGACCATCGTCCCACCGGTGAATTGAATCCCGAGATTGGCCCGGCCCATCGTGATCATCACGATCGCAAACACGCCCAGGAGCGCCAGCAACGCGGAGATCGTGAGCGCAATCTTGCGCTTGCCGATGAAATCGATATTCGTCTCACCAATGATCTGGATGGGCATGGCCCGCTATCCTTTCCCGCGCGACGATGTCAGATCGACAGCGTCTGGTAGTTCTTGCGAAAATCAAACACCGTCCGGGTCACGACCACGGCGGTGTACAGACTGATCGCCACGCCCCAGAAGAGCGTCACGGCGAATCCCTTGACCGGCCCGGTGCCGAAGATGAACAACGCCAGAGAGGTGATCAACGTGGTGACATGCGAGTCGATGATCGCCGACATCGCGCGCGCATACCCGGCATCGATCGAATGCCGGATCGACTTCCCCGCCCGCATTTCCTCGCGGATGCGCTCGAAGATCAGCACGTTGGCATCGACCGACATTCCCAGCGACAGGATGAACCCCGCGATCCCCGGCATCGTCAGCGTGGCATGGAGGACCGCCATCACGCCGAGCAGAAACACGCCGTTCAACATCAGGCCCAGATTGGCAATCAGTCCGGAGAGCTTGTAGTAGACCACCATGATCAGGAAGACCGCGATCAGGCCGAACAGTGAGGCCGACATGCCGCGGTTGATCGAGTCCTGCCCCAGCGAGGGCCCGATGACATTGTTCTCGATGATCGTGACCGGTGCCGGCAACGCTCCCGCCCGCAACACGATCGACAGGTCGTTGGCGTCTTCGTAGGATGAACCGGTCCCCATCGTGATCTGACCGCGATCCTGAATCCGCGACTGAATCTCGGGGGCCGATTCGACCCGTCCGTCGAGGACGATCGCCAACGGCTTCTTGAG
Coding sequences:
- the secF gene encoding protein translocase subunit SecF codes for the protein MPIQIIGETNIDFIGKRKIALTISALLALLGVFAIVMITMGRANLGIQFTGGTMVEGYFAQAVDIGDLREALSRGGISDVEIVQITGRPQPHTFLIRCKAEEGTARKAQTVLDLIRQYFPDNAFTMDSVHEVGPAVGKTLQAQTRWAVLISLVGILLYITLRFDFRFGVGATIATFHDVLVVIGVFYLMNIEFNILLISAILTLAGYSLTDKVTVYDRIRENLKKFHRKADFVPMINRSINEVLSRTIMTGTTVLAVLIILWLVGGPVLRDFAMALILGILVGTYSSIFVASPIYVEWENRSPKRFRS
- a CDS encoding DUF4159 domain-containing protein codes for the protein MLLILIAPAIGSSSVTAQPLRRPAQAETAPVDPSHFTVARLQYPGGGDWYWGSSAIPNLLDFIDDNTDILIDHDEVRVKVSDDMLFFQPFIFSTGHGNIRFSDDELVTMRRYLTGGGFWLINDSYGMDAAVRRELKRIFPDRELVELPYSHPIYQTPYQFPDGPPKIHLHDGKPARGYAILDGDRVVVYYVVECDIGDGWEDPQVHKDPPEKRLAALRMGTNIAVYALTH
- a CDS encoding DUF4175 family protein; its protein translation is MTPMPGLDALLTRLRRMRRTAIAFEWLTHLGWVVALASVVFVLLALTAAVLIPPSAIRVTVVVGFLGCIAALILWAAAKATIWSPRHERLALVVEKQHPELANRLIASLQLADRVRSNPEQYSLALIDLTIRQATQMGDAIDFAAALDRSRLRRSARWAGVSLGAALLLAILFPGLAQRSWEAYSRPLTDYSAPIPYTLTVEPGSAEAVKFDDFRIAARVTGTDLPHDVRILQRSEGGQWRTYGPLTAAVSETPTGASAPSFREFRHTIPQVKRDFEYYVIAGERTSPVYTVTAVDRPRVNRLRLEIFPPAYTGLAASAIDENDGAVTAPVGTTVKMRVESNRDLSSAQIVFSGSAARPMEVRGMSATAELKVEQNRSYHLALVDESGRTNPHPIEYMITAIPDRDPAVEIVLPGHNSDLNDNMAVNLKIVARDDYGFSRLTLHTRWVSEGRERAVRDFAIPNSRVQGERLESAYFWDLAGWGLMPEDVVYYYVEVADNDAIAGPKTASSKMFAVRLPSLDEMMAEFEAEREADINTLDRVMEGEREMARRIEELRRELAAKPEVDWDKQQKLGDLAHQGQELEKQLDQIAQNMQKQVAEAQQKKLASIEMIQKMMEAQQLFNEVATDEMKEAMRKLAEAMQKLDPKEIEQALANMNLSQEEMIKRLDRTIAYLKKLQAEQKVDAMIKRLEQMLAQQEQINKEAAESKKDELPDLAPTQEKLKSDFEQFAADLAAAESLLTTAQIAPPEQVSEFCRSAQKSPAPDQMDKTATSMKQRNERGSKEGGEQCAASLKALLEQMKKMQEQMDSRQREEMAKELREALDKVLYLSDKQEDMIKRTDELDPNSLSLRDMAAEQEALRTATDNVAKQMAEMAKKSTCMSSKAGQMLDAAMDKMQSSGQCLSDRRGSAAGGNQRDAMFSLNQVAGQLAEGMEKNSGQCKNPGSCDNPGGSGGEKMMQLSQKQGRLNQQMPGPNDQDGGMSESERETLKRLRGEQEAIKRGVEDLNSEIGSKEKTLGRLDKLAEEMQKVIEDMERSEVTNQTLDRQRRIYTRMLDFQNSLERQDYKEERKAQFGTDIRHASPAVLEEAAGLTDEEYERLLTRYQEEGYPKEYEETIKAYFRALVEARGK
- a CDS encoding VOC family protein, which encodes MQITFVSLLVNDQEAALRFYTTMLGFVKMADIPMGEYRWLTVSSPEGIAGAELVLEPSAFPPAQVYQKALYDAGIPATAFITSDIQAEYRGLKERGVRFRGEPQSMGPVTLVLFEDTCGNLISLVQPD
- a CDS encoding cupin domain-containing protein → MRRQALCAAVVLSGVVSALLGSYSQAATVTVGSPGAAVVDIDSLLAMNPLGSDQPYRSDVIAWDSASSMHLTQVQGVMESHRHLNHEENVWIIRGAGRLTLGTEKIRVMAGQVIHIPRNTPHAFANLGSSPAVVISVFAPAFDGKDRVYDTTPKTDGSAPVK